The genome window accACCAAGGTGTTACAAAAGTGCAGTCTTGTTCATGCATTTATTAATTCTTAAATGCATGTCTTAAAGTTTGCTTTTTGCAATACTTTGCAAATTACGATTTAAGCTTTGTATAATGTGGTGGTGTTCTGTCTCTTTACAGGAAGAACCAGAATTGAAAAGTGATGATTTTCCAGGCAGTGACAGTCTTGTAAGCTATAATGCCTCTGAGGTTCCGTAAGATCAATCACAATGGCCATAATGAATTCAAAGTCACACAAAATCTAATTCTAACTCTCAGATTAATTTCTTTAGGAGGGAAATTCCCTGTTTTCTTTTCTCAAAACATCTGATGATACTTATGAAGAGGTACTGTATATtgctacaacaaaaaaaaaaattaacatatgaCTGTCTGTTCAATGTATCCGtagtatttgtaaaatatattgcattGCTATCATTGCCTTCCTTTTGATAATGCACAGTAGTTACAAGCGTTCTTCTTGCAGGACAGCCCACCATTACACATTAAACTGCTTGCCAGTAATGACAATCTCTTATATATCTCTAACAACAACTTAAAGGTGCTTATCATGAccctttatttatattatatacagtagaatatatttatattgttgtaATTGCTTAGTCACCTGCTTTTCACAGTTACTTTCCTTTTTTTACAGGATAACTCAGGGAAGCTAAGTGGCCCTTTCCGCAGTTCCCCAAAACCAGCATTACGTTTTCCTGCTGAAACGGTGAAGCAGCCTCCTCTTCTTATTGCTGGATTTACAGTAGTTCGTTGACATGTTCGCAGTTAACATGTACTTTAAtaccatttttaatcaaataaaaatgtttacttcATATGTAGGATCCGCTAAGTTCGCATAATGAATTTACAGACTGGGATTATACGTTCTTTGACACTGGGATTGAAAAGGTACTTTTAAGGGATTTTAAGTTGCCTGCAAAGTAGATGATGTTGAGTAATAAATGCTGAACTGTTTCCTCTCTTTGGTAGAAATCTATTGCAGTGCCCAGAAAATGTAATGATGAGAAACTCTCTAACAGTAATAGCAAGGTGAGCCTTTCTCTCACTTTTTATGCAGAGGAGCATTCGTTTTCACTCCTGAGTGTCAAAAAATCAGTATGTGTTGCCACGAATATTGCCAGAAAATAAAAGCCCTTAATTCCACTTGCCACAAACAATAGTGGAATTGGGCTTATTGTTTGCACCTATTTACAGTCTCAGTTCAGGTATTTTGCATAAACTCTTTTGGTGTTACCATCCTTTCAGGTCGTGTCATTTAGAGTGAAGAAAACTCTACCTAGAATGTCCATGTTTTCATCCAGTACGCAGATAGtgttaacacttttatttttaaatatcacttgATATTTAATTATCAGACTAAAATCTATTATCATTCTCTAAAATCTTCATATAGGGTTCAGATCAAGAGTATATGATTGAGAAACCAACGAAAATGCCGCAACTGGGGACAAATGAGGTGAATTATTGTATCAGTATGTGAATGAGTGTAGATTATGGACAGTGGAGTTTATTGCTCTGGCCACATCTgcagtcttttacattttattgcacTCCTTCTATGGTGTATCAATATCACCTTATGCCATCACATGATGTTTGGGTAATTTCTTATTCTCTGAATGTTATAGGACTGCACTTTTGAAATCCTGCCAGTGGAGATGGCTGCCTACCCAACAGATTTAAATTCATTAGAGACAAATGCggtatattacagttttattatgATGCAATAATGTTAAATTGGGGTAATTATGAAAtctattttaaccttttttttctttcttgctctCTTTTCACAGGATGATGACCTGATGGACTGGTGGAAAACTGTTCAAGGTCAGTTGGGTCAAATTACCTGATTACATTGACATAAGttaaaaataagttttcaaaAATGGCTAGTCTCCTAGAAAACCAGCCTGTTAAACTTTCTTAAAGAAAGGcttatatataagaaaaaagtaGATGAACCTCTTTAATCTTAGTCGACTAAAATTAGTCAGCTGGACAATTGGTCAATCATTGTTCCTCATCCCTGTTACTATATGTAGTTTAAATCACTGATACCCAATTTGGTAACACTAGGTAACTATTAGCTTCTTATTAACAtgaatattactagaatattagccatgtattagtgctaataaagaacatattaatgccttattctacttaaccttattctacatcccaaATCTTACCCAattcctaaacctaacaactaactaccttactaactattaataagcagcaaattaagaatttattgagagaaatgtcatagttaatagttaacaagtgttacctattctaaagtgttaccgaaaattcATATAATTTACTGACTTTTGACAGGTTGGAGTGAATGGAACAAAACTGCAAATTTTCAGGAGGAAGACGGGAAGCTGTGAGTAAATGGAtttatttagatacattttcTAATTGCCGCCAGTGaccaatgatttaaaatgttttgccaGGGCTGTCGAGGCTGTTGCAGACCGTGTGTTTATGGCGGCCCGTCTCTTCGTCAGCCTTTTCAACCAACATGGAGCTTCTTTGCAACATCGCATTTTAGAGTTGCTTGCTCTGGCGGACACTGCTGACAGCTTCCATAAGAAGACCGTGAGCGCAGCTGTAGGAGGGGGCGTGGCTAGTGTGGCAGGGAGCATAGCCACCATTACTGGCCTCATCCTGGCACCCTTCACCTTTGGCACTTCCACTATCGTCACTGCAGTGGGTATCAGTGTGGCAACAGCTGGAAGCATCACCTCAGCCACTGCTAATATCACGGATGCTGTTCAGTCCAAAATGGATCGCAAGAAGGTGGAGAAGATGATCCAAGGCTACCAGGATGAGATCAGTGACATCAGAGATTGTCTGGAGTTCATGCAAGTATGTTTGGCTTTCCATTTGTTTGTCTATCTGGCTGTCTGTCTATCTGCATCTCACTTctgaattttcttttgtgttggTAGGAAGGAATGAACACCCTGCAGGAATGGGATTTTAAGGGGTACTCTGAGAGTGTGGTCAACACTAGTCTTAGCCGTAACGTAAAGCATGTAATGAAAGAAGGTGGACGAGCAGGTAAAGCCCTTTTGATAAACACTGATAGGCTTATCAACACTGTGAAAGTTCTAGGTGTTGCAGGAGGTGCTGCCAAAGCCGCCAAGGCCATCAGTATCACCACAGGGGTCATGTCCACTCTCTTCCTCGCCCTGGATGTCTTCTTTCTTGCCAAAGACTCCAATGAACTTCACAAAGGTGCCAAGACCAAATTTGCCTTCAAGATCCGGGAAGTCTGCGAAGAGCTTCAACATGGCCTACTGGAACTAAACAAAGTGAAGACTCAACTTCAAAAGACCATGGATGGAATCGAAGTGGAAGaatatgaggaagaggaggaggatgaagaccaATGTGAGTCAGATCCTGTTAAACTGGCTCTACTTGAGGAAGAAATTGATCAGTTGGAGGAGAAACTTGACCAGAAAACTGTGCCATAGCAAATGAACCAAAGCAAGAGAGGAGATTCTGAGAAATAtaccctaaaaaataaataaaatgagtagTCAAAGAGACAAGTCAATGGTAAAGAATCTTTTCAGTGAGCTAATATATCGAAACAACAAAAGCACTAAATTCAaagatttgaaagaaaaaaaggagagtGGGAAGAAGCCATTATATTTGATAAGACTTGAAGTGATTtagaatatataaaaagaaagacTTTACACAGATGTTGCCCACAACCTATAGTCTATAATTAAGATGTTCACAGTTGGCTAGTGTGGTTTACAACTTGTTTCAGTTTCACGTTttgagtgtggaaactttaaatgAACAGTTATTTGGACCATAGGTTCCAAGTCACATGAATCTCTGGGGTATGTGCAGGTGGCACAAGTTTGAATCATGGTCCTGTccaaaaaataatgtaatcatacaattgtttataaaaaaaaaaaaaaattatatatatataatatatatatatacattttctgttttctgtcagtCAATTAGTAGGTAGTTTGTTTGATTTAACATTTATTGCCAGAATGCTTTATGTAGtaattttccctcttttttttatgcaaaatgagtttttgtatttttttagtaaAGCCCTTGTCTTGTCTCATTTTTTAGCACTTGTCTTTTAAAACACCAATTTATTCAATCTAAAATGAGTCTTTATTGGCCAACATGTTGAAGATTTTCCGAAAGGCAGTCAAGTCGTTAAGTTGAGATGTTTCCTCAAGTTTATTCTGCATACTCCGAAATTGAGATTAGCATTTATCTACTATCGACAATATCCTTCCATTTAGTGCATCCAAAAACAGcactgagcttttttttttttttttgataacatttaagtCCAAGGGCCTTAAATCCACCTGCAGCAGAGCAATAAGTCACAGGTAGAGGTGTGATTGAGGATGCTTCTACGCCTTACAGTGTCTCATGGACCATGGGGCCTCATGTTTCTCTTCTTGTGTGTACATTTAGGACTAAGTCTGAAAGAAGTGGAGAAGGTGCCCTCTGCTGTTGAAGAATATGTTTATACATGTTTGGTATTTAGGGTATTCACAGTTTATAtggtgttatttatttgtttactattGTAGTATGATGGCATTATCCCTTCACACACGATTTCATGATGACATTTGAGAGCTAAATATTTGCACTGTCCTACACATCAGAACCAAACATGAGTAAACTTGCAttcattaaatgattaaattaagcAAATCATGAATGTGCTTCATTTCGGGGACAGCAAAAAACTAGAAATAAAGCTAGAAAAAATACCCCCTCACTTTGTGCTTAATGCTTTTTCTGCATTAATGTTCTTCTTAAACACAGTATTTTAGTTTGCAACCTACAAGCAATATTTACTTGCAATATGCATTTCCAATATCCATTAAATATGTTTGATGGAAAAAAAACGAATGTTATATAATGCTTTTTACTTTATATAACCACTGACTCATCGACCTAGGACATACAATGCAGCTCAGGACATACAGTTCTTTTTACTGAAGCATATATTTGAGTCGCacagagaaaaaagaaataagTATGGGTTAGAGCACTGAAGTagacataagcacacacacacaggaaaagaAGTACAGGGCAATACAGGACAGATTTCGTCTGTTCTAACTGTTCAACAATAAAATGTGTCACACTTCATATAATACGTACAGAATCATAACAGATGTATTCAGTTATTGCATTGTCAGTGACTATTTGAGAACAATAAAAGACAAATGACATTTTCATAAGGCCTGTCTCAATGCAATTACAGACATCATTTGTCCCATTAACTGTGAGATCATCTTGAGCGTCTATAGACTGCTCTCATTAATATCAGCTATTCTGAGATATCTGTAGAGACTGTTTTAATTATAGGGGAAGGAGAACGAGAAAGACACT of Carassius gibelio isolate Cgi1373 ecotype wild population from Czech Republic chromosome A2, carGib1.2-hapl.c, whole genome shotgun sequence contains these proteins:
- the LOC127933155 gene encoding uncharacterized protein LOC127933155 isoform X1, which codes for MYRHSDVDVHSFEPRQYMFKGLGTGSFPTKDEICDLMGNNDGLLENSKIKKKVTESELSAVDDQPSGSNNPTGKAAVFSWLFKGAPKKWTGQPVQEEKLSLQHGDLSAHNHNQTQNNTTKEEPELKSDDFPGSDSLVSYNASEEGNSLFSFLKTSDDTYEEDSPPLHIKLLASNDNLLYISNNNLKDNSGKLSGPFRSSPKPALRFPAETDPLSSHNEFTDWDYTFFDTGIEKKSIAVPRKCNDEKLSNSNSKVVSFRVKKTLPRMSMFSSSTQGSDQEYMIEKPTKMPQLGTNEDCTFEILPVEMAAYPTDLNSLETNADDDLMDWWKTVQGWSEWNKTANFQEEDGKLAVEAVADRVFMAARLFVSLFNQHGASLQHRILELLALADTADSFHKKTVSAAVGGGVASVAGSIATITGLILAPFTFGTSTIVTAVGISVATAGSITSATANITDAVQSKMDRKKVEKMIQGYQDEISDIRDCLEFMQEGMNTLQEWDFKGYSESVVNTSLSRNVKHVMKEGGRAGKALLINTDRLINTVKVLGVAGGAAKAAKAISITTGVMSTLFLALDVFFLAKDSNELHKGAKTKFAFKIREVCEELQHGLLELNKVKTQLQKTMDGIEVEEYEEEEEDEDQCESDPVKLALLEEEIDQLEEKLDQKTVP
- the LOC127933155 gene encoding uncharacterized protein LOC127933155 isoform X2, producing the protein MYRHSDVDVHSFEPRQYMFKGLGTGSFPTKDEICDLMGNNDGLLENSKIKKKVTESELSAVDDQPSGSNNPTGKAAVFSWLFKGAPKKWTGQPVQEEKLSLQHGDLSAHNHNQTQNNTTKEEPELKSDDFPGSDSLVSYNASEEGNSLFSFLKTSDDTYEEDSPPLHIKLLASNDNLLYISNNNLKDNSGKLSGPFRSSPKPALRFPAETDPLSSHNEFTDWDYTFFDTGIEKKSIAVPRKCNDEKLSNSNSKVVSFRVKKTLPRMSMFSSSTQGSDQEYMIEKPTKMPQLGTNEDCTFEILPVEMAAYPTDLNSLETNADDDLMDWWKTVQGWSEWNKTANFQEEDGKLAVEAVADRVFMAARLFVSLFNQHGASLQHRILELLALADTADSFHKKTVSAAVGGGVASVAGSIATITGLILAPFTFGTSTIVTAVGISVATAGSITSATANITDAVQSKMDRKKVEKMIQGYQDEISDIRDCLEFMQEGMNTLQEWDFKGYSESVVNTSLSRNVKHVMKEGGRAGKALLINTDRLINTVKVLGVAGGAAKAAKAISITTGVMSTLFLALDVFFLAKDSNELHKGAKTKFAFKIREVCEELQHGLLELNKVKTQLQKTMDGIEVEEYEEEEEDEDQ